Proteins encoded together in one Kitasatospora albolonga window:
- a CDS encoding GDP-fucose synthetase (bifunctional GDP-4-dehydro-6-deoxy-D-mannose epimerase/ GDP-4-dehydro-6-L-deoxygalactose reductase;catalyzes the formation of GDP-fucose from GDP-4-dehydro-6-deoxy-D-mannose) codes for MTTELPVPPQESARPLLRPGSRIFVAGHRGLVGSAVARRLADDGHEVLTRGRDLLDLRDAARTETYLKDIRPDAVVLAAAKVGGIMANSTYPVQFLEDNLRIQLSVIAGAHAAGTGRLLFLGSSCIYPRLAPQPIREESLLTGELEPTNEAYALAKIAGIVQTQSYRRQYGASYISAMPTNLYGPGDNFDLETSHVLPALIRRFHEAQRDGAPEVTLWGSGSPRREFLHVDDLAAACVRLLEAYDGDEPVNIGCGEDLAIRELAETVAEVTGYQGRIGWDTSKPDGTPRKLLDVSRLTSLGFKPQIPLRDGIARTYAWWLGQLPPTA; via the coding sequence ATGACGACCGAACTCCCCGTCCCACCCCAGGAATCCGCCCGCCCCCTACTGCGCCCGGGCTCCCGCATATTCGTCGCGGGCCACCGCGGTCTGGTCGGCTCGGCGGTGGCCCGCCGCCTCGCCGACGACGGCCACGAGGTCCTCACCCGCGGCCGGGATCTCCTCGACCTGCGCGACGCCGCGCGGACCGAGACGTATCTGAAGGACATCCGCCCGGACGCGGTCGTGCTGGCCGCCGCCAAGGTGGGCGGGATCATGGCCAACAGCACCTACCCGGTGCAGTTCCTGGAGGACAACCTGCGCATCCAGCTCAGCGTGATCGCCGGGGCGCACGCGGCGGGAACCGGGCGGCTGCTCTTCCTCGGCTCGTCGTGCATCTACCCCCGGCTCGCCCCCCAGCCGATCCGTGAGGAGTCGCTGCTCACCGGGGAGCTGGAGCCCACCAACGAGGCGTACGCCCTGGCCAAGATCGCGGGCATCGTCCAGACCCAGTCCTACCGGCGGCAGTACGGCGCCTCCTACATCAGCGCCATGCCCACCAATCTCTACGGGCCCGGCGACAACTTCGACCTGGAGACCTCGCACGTCCTGCCCGCGCTGATCCGCCGCTTCCATGAGGCCCAGCGGGACGGCGCGCCGGAGGTCACCCTCTGGGGCTCCGGCTCGCCGCGCCGCGAGTTCCTGCACGTCGACGACCTGGCAGCCGCCTGCGTACGCCTGCTGGAGGCGTACGACGGTGACGAGCCGGTCAACATCGGCTGCGGCGAGGACCTCGCCATCCGCGAACTCGCTGAGACCGTGGCCGAAGTGACGGGCTATCAGGGCCGGATCGGCTGGGACACCTCGAAGCCCGACGGGACCCCCCGCAAGCTGCTCGACGTCTCCCGGCTGACCTCCCTCGGCTTCAAGCCGCAGATCCCGCTGCGCGACGGCATCGCCCGCACCTACGCCTGGTGGCTCGGCCAACTCCCGCCCACCGCCTGA
- a CDS encoding GDP-mannose 4,6-dehydratase → MAKTALITGVTGQDGSYLAELLLDKGYTVHGLIRRSSSFNTERIDHIYQGPEEPERSFVLHHADLSDGVALVNLLRDIQPDEVYNLGAQSHVRVSFDAPLYTGDVTGLGTIRLLEAVRASGIETRIYQASSSEMFGASPPPQNEKTPFHPRSPYSVAKVYSYWATVNYREAYDMFAVNGILFNHESPRRGETFVTRKITRGVARIKAGLQDRLHLGNLDAVRDWGYAPEYVDAMWRMLQCDTPDDYVVATGEGVSVRQFLEFAFEHAGLDWAEHVRYDPKYERPSEVDALIGDASKAEELLGWKPEVKSRELARIMVDADIRLLSDQLTGAAVRVDR, encoded by the coding sequence GTGGCGAAGACCGCGCTCATCACCGGAGTGACCGGCCAGGACGGCTCGTACCTGGCGGAGCTGTTGCTCGACAAGGGATACACGGTCCATGGCCTCATACGCCGCTCGTCGAGCTTCAACACCGAGCGGATCGACCACATCTACCAGGGCCCCGAGGAGCCGGAGCGCTCCTTCGTCCTGCACCACGCCGACCTCTCCGACGGGGTGGCGCTGGTGAACCTGTTGCGCGACATCCAGCCCGACGAGGTCTACAACCTGGGTGCCCAGTCCCATGTGCGGGTCTCCTTCGACGCCCCGCTGTACACGGGTGACGTCACCGGGCTCGGCACCATCCGGCTGCTTGAGGCGGTCCGGGCCAGCGGGATCGAGACCCGGATCTACCAGGCGTCGTCCTCCGAGATGTTCGGCGCCAGCCCGCCGCCGCAGAACGAGAAGACCCCGTTCCACCCGCGCAGCCCGTACAGCGTGGCGAAGGTCTACTCGTACTGGGCGACAGTCAACTACCGTGAGGCGTACGACATGTTCGCCGTCAACGGGATTCTGTTCAACCACGAGTCGCCGCGCCGCGGGGAGACCTTCGTGACCCGGAAGATCACCCGGGGGGTGGCCCGGATCAAGGCCGGGCTCCAGGACCGGCTGCACCTGGGCAACCTGGACGCGGTCCGGGACTGGGGGTACGCGCCGGAGTACGTGGACGCCATGTGGCGGATGCTCCAGTGCGACACCCCGGACGACTACGTGGTGGCGACCGGCGAGGGGGTCAGCGTCCGGCAGTTCCTGGAGTTCGCCTTCGAGCACGCGGGCCTGGACTGGGCCGAGCATGTGCGCTACGACCCGAAGTACGAACGCCCCAGCGAGGTCGACGCGTTGATCGGTGACGCGTCCAAGGCGGAGGAGCTGCTGGGCTGGAAGCCCGAGGTGAAGTCGCGGGAGCTGGCCCGGATCATGGTCGACGCGGACATCCGCCTGCTCTCGGACCAGCTCACCGGGGCCGCCGTGCGGGTGGACAGATGA
- a CDS encoding glycosyl transferase, producing the protein MGLRGAPRPRTAASRNRTAALEQLWRAPTAQRDPAGKAPARRKPGHRPSFAALTDLVGLAGPAWLLLHLGGQPRPWLAATAAGLVWTGLRGARGRYADPVRSEPGGPLGALGDWLVLLGMLAVLHAAAGGSVDPATAVVAVAPGLPAAVAAEGLRRRLRTARRGRSVRRVLLVGEAAGLDRAAEELGSRTAHGYQLVAAIPVGPDRPAHEGVQVPGRLASCPADDDVTTVLGGAYAHEADLVLVAPGPRLTGDRLRRLGWGLHEAGVALCVLSELSGVAASRVRPVTAAGLTLLHIAPPLRGGPQGVLKAVLDRVGALVGLLVLAPLLLAVALSVRLSSRGPVFHRQVRQGQHNRPFTMWKFRTMVADAEARKAQLAEENEVDGPLFKMRRDPRVTPVGRTLRRTSIDELPQLFNVLLGQMSLVGPRPPLPEEASRYDEREHRRLAVKPGLTGLWQVSGRSDLSWQETVSLDLWYVDNWSVATDMGLLARTVRAVADGRGAY; encoded by the coding sequence GTGGGGCTCCGGGGCGCGCCGCGCCCCCGCACCGCCGCGTCCCGGAATCGTACGGCGGCCCTGGAGCAGTTGTGGCGGGCCCCGACAGCACAGCGCGACCCGGCCGGGAAGGCTCCGGCCCGCAGGAAGCCGGGGCACCGCCCGTCGTTCGCCGCACTGACCGACCTGGTGGGCCTGGCGGGCCCCGCCTGGCTGCTGCTGCACCTGGGAGGGCAGCCCCGCCCGTGGCTCGCCGCCACGGCGGCCGGGCTGGTGTGGACGGGTTTACGGGGTGCGCGCGGCCGGTACGCGGACCCGGTGCGGTCCGAGCCGGGCGGCCCGCTCGGTGCCCTCGGGGACTGGCTGGTGCTCCTCGGGATGCTGGCCGTCCTGCACGCGGCGGCGGGGGGCTCCGTCGACCCGGCGACGGCCGTCGTGGCCGTGGCGCCGGGGCTGCCCGCCGCCGTCGCCGCCGAGGGGCTGCGGCGCCGGCTCCGCACCGCGCGGCGCGGCCGGTCGGTGCGCCGGGTGCTGCTGGTGGGCGAGGCGGCGGGCCTGGACCGGGCGGCCGAGGAGCTCGGCTCCCGTACGGCCCACGGCTATCAGCTGGTGGCCGCGATCCCGGTGGGGCCCGACCGGCCCGCGCACGAGGGCGTCCAGGTGCCGGGGCGGCTCGCCTCGTGCCCGGCGGACGACGACGTGACGACGGTCCTCGGCGGTGCGTACGCCCATGAGGCGGACCTGGTGCTGGTGGCTCCCGGGCCCCGGCTGACCGGGGACCGGCTGCGGCGGCTCGGCTGGGGGCTGCACGAGGCGGGCGTCGCCCTGTGCGTGCTCTCCGAGCTCTCGGGGGTCGCGGCGTCCCGGGTGCGCCCGGTGACGGCGGCCGGGCTCACCCTGCTGCACATCGCCCCGCCGCTGCGCGGGGGCCCGCAGGGGGTGCTCAAGGCGGTGCTGGACCGCGTCGGCGCCCTGGTGGGGCTGCTGGTGCTCGCGCCGCTGCTGCTCGCGGTGGCGCTGAGCGTACGGCTCTCCTCGCGCGGCCCGGTCTTCCACCGGCAGGTCCGCCAGGGCCAGCACAACCGGCCTTTCACCATGTGGAAGTTCCGCACGATGGTGGCGGACGCGGAGGCGCGCAAGGCGCAGCTCGCCGAGGAGAACGAGGTCGACGGGCCGCTGTTCAAGATGCGCCGGGACCCCCGGGTGACGCCCGTGGGGCGGACGCTGCGCCGGACGTCGATCGATGAACTCCCGCAGCTGTTCAATGTGCTGCTGGGGCAGATGTCCCTGGTGGGGCCGCGGCCGCCGCTGCCGGAGGAGGCGTCCCGCTACGACGAACGGGAGCACCGCAGGCTGGCCGTGAAACCGGGTCTGACCGGGCTGTGGCAGGTGAGCGGGCGCTCCGACCTGTCCTGGCAGGAGACCGTCTCGCTGGACCTCTGGTACGTCGACAACTGGTCGGTGGCCACGGACATGGGGCTCCTCGCCCGTACGGTGCGCGCCGTCGCCGACGGCCGCGGGGCCTACTGA
- a CDS encoding glycosyl transferase: MKILHVVTLHTPDHAFGGPTRVALNLSKVQRAAGDDARIMALGDGFPDGELPSHVEGVPVHLFQARHVLPMFEVSGITSAALLRTARRMMRGADLVHVHLMRDLVTLPAALLALATRTPLVVQTHGMIDPTEKRVAQLTDLLGVRKVLREADAVLHLTEMERLDVNAVAAPVPLTRTVRLVNGVRPQERKPAREPGRPPTVLYLARVQERKRPEDFVSAMPHVLARHPDARFVLAGPDTGALAGTLALARKLGVMDSLDHRGPLEHDEVLAAGREADVYVLPAIEEPFPVSVLEAMSVGTPVVITRTCGQGPDVAEAGAGRVIDSRVGEDAANARKVADAILELLEPEAAEQAGKAAWELVNERFTIDAVTATLRRTYEDVVRRRRG; the protein is encoded by the coding sequence GTGAAAATCCTGCACGTTGTCACGCTCCACACTCCGGACCACGCCTTCGGCGGTCCGACCCGGGTGGCGCTCAACCTGTCCAAGGTGCAGCGGGCGGCCGGGGACGACGCCCGGATCATGGCCCTCGGCGACGGCTTCCCCGACGGCGAACTGCCCAGCCATGTCGAGGGAGTTCCCGTCCACCTCTTCCAGGCCCGGCATGTGCTCCCCATGTTCGAGGTCAGCGGGATCACCTCCGCCGCCCTGCTGCGCACCGCCCGCCGCATGATGCGCGGCGCCGACCTCGTCCATGTCCATCTGATGCGCGACCTGGTGACCCTGCCCGCGGCGCTGCTCGCCCTCGCGACCCGTACGCCCCTGGTCGTCCAGACCCACGGCATGATCGACCCGACGGAGAAGAGGGTCGCCCAGCTCACCGACCTCCTCGGGGTCCGCAAGGTGCTGCGCGAGGCGGACGCCGTCCTGCATCTGACCGAGATGGAGCGGCTCGATGTGAACGCCGTCGCCGCCCCCGTCCCGCTCACCCGCACCGTACGGCTGGTCAACGGCGTCCGCCCGCAGGAGCGCAAGCCCGCCCGCGAGCCCGGCAGGCCGCCCACGGTGCTCTACCTCGCCCGCGTCCAGGAGCGCAAGCGGCCCGAGGACTTCGTCTCCGCGATGCCGCACGTCCTCGCCCGCCACCCGGACGCCCGTTTCGTCCTGGCTGGACCGGACACCGGGGCGCTGGCGGGCACCCTCGCGCTCGCCCGGAAGCTGGGCGTCATGGACTCCCTGGACCACCGGGGCCCGCTGGAGCACGACGAGGTGCTCGCCGCCGGGCGCGAGGCCGATGTGTATGTGCTGCCCGCGATCGAGGAGCCGTTCCCGGTCTCGGTCCTGGAGGCGATGTCGGTGGGCACCCCCGTCGTCATCACCCGCACCTGCGGGCAGGGCCCCGATGTGGCGGAGGCCGGGGCGGGCCGGGTCATCGACAGCCGGGTCGGCGAGGACGCGGCCAACGCCCGCAAGGTCGCCGACGCGATCCTGGAGCTGCTGGAGCCGGAGGCTGCCGAGCAGGCGGGCAAGGCCGCCTGGGAGCTGGTCAACGAGCGGTTCACCATCGACGCCGTCACCGCCACCCTCCGGCGGACCTACGAGGACGTGGTCCGCCGGAGGCGAGGGTGA
- a CDS encoding glycosyltransferase — MTAGKTKLPIAVAIPTKNEGLNIAEAVKSVLGHFEAVVVVDSHSTDDTVKIAEECGAEVVTYTWDGGHPRKKQWCLENVRTDLDWILLLDGDERLSPGLLAELRETFRDPSAPKPAAYDIPLGYWFSGKRLRHGYTIRKRSLTDRTRSFYPEVGDLDAPGIGEVEGHYQPVAASVGTLKNSIEHQDLDPVTAWFERHNRYSDWEAWLEQHPEVKEQVRQVKSRQGQLFHKAPFKPVVSFAYMYLYRRGFLDGRAGFDFALAMSFYRWQIALKSREKPVR, encoded by the coding sequence ATGACCGCAGGAAAGACGAAACTGCCCATAGCCGTGGCGATCCCCACGAAGAACGAGGGCCTGAACATCGCCGAGGCGGTGAAGTCGGTGCTCGGGCACTTCGAGGCGGTCGTCGTGGTGGACTCCCACAGCACCGACGACACCGTGAAGATCGCCGAGGAGTGCGGGGCCGAGGTGGTCACGTACACCTGGGACGGGGGCCACCCCCGGAAGAAGCAGTGGTGCCTGGAGAACGTCCGCACCGATCTGGACTGGATTCTGCTGCTCGACGGCGACGAGCGGCTGAGCCCCGGGCTGCTGGCCGAGCTGCGGGAGACCTTCCGCGATCCCTCCGCGCCGAAGCCCGCCGCGTACGACATCCCGCTCGGGTACTGGTTCTCGGGGAAGCGGCTGCGGCACGGATACACCATCCGCAAGCGGTCGTTGACCGACCGGACCCGCTCCTTCTACCCGGAGGTCGGGGACCTGGACGCGCCGGGCATCGGGGAGGTGGAGGGCCACTACCAGCCGGTCGCGGCGAGCGTGGGGACGCTGAAGAACTCCATCGAGCACCAGGACCTCGACCCGGTGACCGCCTGGTTCGAGCGGCACAACCGCTACTCGGACTGGGAGGCATGGCTGGAACAGCACCCCGAGGTGAAGGAGCAGGTGCGTCAGGTCAAGTCGCGCCAGGGGCAGTTGTTCCACAAGGCGCCGTTCAAGCCGGTGGTGTCCTTCGCCTATATGTACCTCTACCGGCGGGGCTTCCTGGACGGCCGCGCCGGGTTCGACTTCGCGCTGGCGATGAGCTTCTACCGCTGGCAGATCGCGCTCAAGTCCCGCGAGAAGCCCGTACGTTGA